The genomic interval ATATCGTGATCGCTCGGAACCGCATCGTGACAATCCAGAGCGTCGGCTACCCCGGCGTCCCCATCGAGGAGGCGGGCAGACCGAAGGCCGAGCCGAACGACGAAGAGATCGACCTCGAGGGCCTGTACGTCCTCCCCGGATTCGTCGACATGCATGGCCACGTCGGTGGGGCCCCGCAGGGGACACCATCGGAGTATGTGTTCAAGCTCTGGATGGGCCACGGCATCACGACGGTTCGGGATCCCGGGAGCATGAACGGCATCGATTGGATGAACGAGCACAAGGAGAAGAGCGCGAGCAACGAGATCACCGCACCCCGGCTCGAGAGCTACGTGGCTTTCGGCCAGGGATACGGCGAGGACATCTCCTCTCCGGAGCAGGCCCGAGGCTGGGTCCGGGAGATCGCCAGTGCGGGCGCAGACGGCATCAAGTTCCTCGGTGAGCGTCCCGACATCATGCACGCCGCGCTCGACGAGGCGCGGCAGCAGGGTCTTCGGACCGCCTGCCATCACTCGCAGCTCAATGTCGCCTGGAACAACGTCCTCGATTCCGCAAGATGGGGACTCACGTCGATGGAGCATTGGTATGGTCTTCCCGAGGCATTGTTCACCGACCGAACCGTCCAGGATTTTCCTCTCGACTACAACTACAACAACGAGCAGGACCGCTTCGGCAACGCGGGGCGCCTCTGGGCGCAGGCGGCACCGCCGTTCAGCGACCACTGGAACGCCGTCATGAACGAGCTGGTCGAGCTCGACTTCACGATCGTTCCGACTTTCACCATCTACGAAGCGAGCCGTGACGAGATGCGGGCGCGGCGCGCCGACTGGCACGACGAGTACACGCTTCCTTCGCTGTGGAAGTTCTATCAGCCGAACCGAAGAGCGCACGGCTCGTACTGGTTCTACTGGACGACCGAGGACGAGCTCGCCTGGAAGCAGAACTATCGGTTGTGGATGACGTTCGTCAACGAGTTCAAGAACCGCGGGGGCCGGGTGGCGACCGGTTCCGACTCGGGCTTCATCTACAAGCTCTACGGCTTCGACTACATTCGCGAGCTCGAGCTTCTGCGGGAGGCAGGTTTTTACCCTCTCGAGGTCATTCGTGCGGCGACATTGAAAGGAGCCGAGGCCCTCGGGCTCGAGCAGGAGATCGGAACCGTCGAGGTCGGAAAGCTCGCCGACCTCGTCGTGGTCGAAGAGAACCCGCTCGCCAACCTCAAAGTCCTCTACGGCACCGGCGCCATCAAGCTCGACGAGGACAACATGCCCACCCGGGTCGGGGGTGTCAAGCTCACCATCAAAGATGGAATCGTCTACGACGCGAAATCGCTTCTCGCGGACGTGCGGGCGATGGTAGCGCGGGCGAAAGCGAGCGAATCCACGACCGCTACTGGCGCCGCCCAACGTTGAGAGAGGCGTTCGACGACAACCGGTCGATCTGGCTGTCGGGAAAACCTCCATACGAGAGCGCACCTCCTCTCGGAAGAGACGTCGTTCTCGACGTAGCGATCATCGGCGGCGGTTTCACCGGGGTTTCCACCGCCTATCATCTTTCGAAACGTTACCCCGAGCGCGGGATCGCGATTCTCGAGGCACGCACCATCGCGAATGGAGCGAGCGGTCGCAATGGCGGCCAGATGCTGAACTGGGTTCAGGGCGTCGACAACCGGGACCTGGATCAAGCGAAGAAGATTTACGCGATCACCCAGGAAGGCATCGAGGGCATCCTCTCGTTGATCGATGAGCACCATCTCGAGGTTCCCCACCGTCGCGACGGCCACCTGGATGTCTTCACGAGCGACGAGAGTGCGGAGGCCGGCCAGGCCGAGGTCGAACGCCTGAGAACCGCCGGTCTGCCGCTGCGGTTCCTCGGCGTTCGCGAGCTCCGGGACTACATCGAGCTCGAGGGGGCGACGGGTGCCGTTCTCGACCCCGGCGGCGGTCAGCTCGACGGGGTCGCCTTTCTGCGCGGTTTGCGTCCAGTCCTGGAATCGCGCGGCGTGCGGGTGTACGAATCGACGCCAGTTACGAGAGTTCGCGAAGGGTCGACGGTCGAG from Vicinamibacteria bacterium carries:
- a CDS encoding amidohydrolase family protein — translated: MVVFALGAFQEQDITSIESVAKAPARAEGTGPYERLILRGATLIDGTGAPPVGPVDIVIARNRIVTIQSVGYPGVPIEEAGRPKAEPNDEEIDLEGLYVLPGFVDMHGHVGGAPQGTPSEYVFKLWMGHGITTVRDPGSMNGIDWMNEHKEKSASNEITAPRLESYVAFGQGYGEDISSPEQARGWVREIASAGADGIKFLGERPDIMHAALDEARQQGLRTACHHSQLNVAWNNVLDSARWGLTSMEHWYGLPEALFTDRTVQDFPLDYNYNNEQDRFGNAGRLWAQAAPPFSDHWNAVMNELVELDFTIVPTFTIYEASRDEMRARRADWHDEYTLPSLWKFYQPNRRAHGSYWFYWTTEDELAWKQNYRLWMTFVNEFKNRGGRVATGSDSGFIYKLYGFDYIRELELLREAGFYPLEVIRAATLKGAEALGLEQEIGTVEVGKLADLVVVEENPLANLKVLYGTGAIKLDEDNMPTRVGGVKLTIKDGIVYDAKSLLADVRAMVARAKASESTTATGAAQR